In one window of Pseudomonas chlororaphis subsp. chlororaphis DNA:
- a CDS encoding MFS transporter, whose protein sequence is MTATSHAESPEPRHTWGAVLAMALAAFALVASEFMPVSLLTPIAADLQVSEGQAGQGISVSGLFALFTSLAIASVAARVERKRLLLSLTLLMIVSGTVVAFAPDYLTFMAGRALIGVAIGGFWSLSAATAMRLVPEDQVPRALAIVNGGNALATVIAAPLGSFLGSLIGWRGAFFCVVPVAALAAVWLLVSLPSLKAQPAAGTGNVFSLMKRTPVALGMLAVSLFFMGQFMLFTYLRPFLETVTQVSVTTLSLMLLVIGLAGLAGTFLIETFLKSALYRTLIIIPLMMAAIAMALVAFGASVSVTTVLLGLWGLVATAAPVAWWTWLTRALPDDAEAGGGLMVAIVQLAIAAGATVGGLAFDLSGYRATFELSAALLVVAAVLAVLAARAAMRKPFVAANVAA, encoded by the coding sequence ATGACCGCTACTTCTCACGCCGAATCGCCCGAACCCCGACACACCTGGGGCGCCGTGCTGGCCATGGCCCTCGCCGCCTTTGCCCTGGTGGCCTCCGAGTTCATGCCGGTCAGCCTGCTGACCCCGATCGCGGCCGATCTGCAGGTCAGCGAGGGGCAAGCCGGCCAGGGTATTTCCGTCTCCGGGCTGTTTGCCCTGTTCACCAGCCTGGCGATCGCCTCGGTGGCGGCCCGGGTCGAGCGCAAGCGGCTGCTGCTGTCCCTGACCCTGCTGATGATCGTCTCCGGAACCGTGGTGGCGTTCGCCCCGGACTACTTGACCTTCATGGCCGGTCGTGCGCTGATCGGCGTGGCCATCGGCGGTTTCTGGTCGTTGTCGGCGGCCACAGCCATGCGCCTGGTACCCGAAGATCAGGTGCCGCGCGCCCTGGCCATCGTCAATGGCGGCAATGCCCTGGCGACCGTGATCGCGGCGCCCCTGGGCAGCTTCCTGGGTTCCCTGATCGGCTGGCGCGGGGCGTTCTTCTGCGTGGTGCCGGTGGCCGCCCTCGCCGCCGTCTGGCTGCTGGTCAGCCTGCCCTCCCTGAAAGCGCAGCCAGCCGCCGGCACCGGCAATGTCTTCAGCCTGATGAAAAGAACGCCGGTGGCCCTGGGCATGCTCGCGGTCAGCCTGTTTTTCATGGGCCAGTTCATGCTGTTCACCTACCTGCGGCCCTTCCTGGAGACGGTCACCCAGGTCAGTGTCACCACCCTGTCGCTGATGTTGCTGGTGATCGGCCTGGCCGGCCTGGCGGGCACCTTCCTGATCGAAACCTTCCTGAAAAGCGCCCTGTATCGCACGCTGATCATCATCCCGCTGATGATGGCGGCGATCGCCATGGCCCTGGTGGCGTTTGGCGCCTCGGTGTCGGTCACCACGGTCTTGCTGGGCCTCTGGGGCCTGGTGGCGACCGCCGCTCCGGTCGCCTGGTGGACCTGGCTGACCCGGGCGCTGCCGGACGATGCGGAAGCCGGCGGCGGACTGATGGTGGCGATCGTCCAGCTGGCGATTGCCGCGGGCGCCACGGTGGGCGGCCTGGCCTTCGACCTGAGCGGTTATCGGGCGACCTTCGAACTGAGCGCGGCACTGCTGGTGGTAGCCGCCGTGCTGGCGGTACTGGCCGCCCGCGCCGCCATGCGCAAGCCTTTCGTGGCAGCGAACGTGGCGGCGTGA
- a CDS encoding immunity protein Imm33 domain-containing protein produces MPRWLEGDLGMGVPFAGSKYPEELLNMQKDICKKYGLPILPPDEMVAIAIATLGKSPIYGARISLPEGGNVSWFIHCGEHSSADDFYQAVHTEHLGEMLPQVLNYLCLPAGARFIIDNQGYEDVWMEG; encoded by the coding sequence ATGCCGCGCTGGCTGGAAGGTGATTTGGGGATGGGTGTACCGTTCGCCGGATCGAAGTACCCTGAGGAGCTGCTTAATATGCAAAAAGACATCTGTAAAAAATACGGACTACCCATACTTCCTCCAGACGAAATGGTCGCCATCGCGATTGCCACGCTGGGCAAGTCACCTATTTATGGCGCACGCATTTCGCTGCCGGAAGGGGGGAATGTCAGTTGGTTTATTCACTGCGGAGAACATTCGAGCGCTGATGATTTTTATCAAGCGGTTCACACTGAGCATCTCGGTGAAATGCTGCCACAGGTGCTGAATTACCTCTGTCTGCCCGCTGGCGCCAGGTTCATCATCGATAACCAAGGCTACGAAGATGTCTGGATGGAAGGCTGA
- a CDS encoding DUF4265 domain-containing protein, translating into MDTKEAPVLIQVYVTDDDGPFFEELPARKIDQDIYELLSSPGIALNLARGDIVSIKDREAPAVVLKRGGNFCIQIYADAIPQEEIAWLENAVACELGGTLDGVFEGNLSFAVPARNGLEKINDFFNKFRDRTGIQWYYSNIYKNLDDDEDETLLYWWLES; encoded by the coding sequence ATGGACACTAAAGAAGCACCTGTTCTGATTCAAGTTTATGTAACGGATGATGACGGCCCGTTTTTTGAAGAGCTGCCTGCTCGCAAGATTGACCAGGATATTTACGAGTTGCTCTCCTCTCCTGGTATCGCGCTGAACCTGGCACGAGGAGATATTGTTTCAATCAAAGACAGAGAAGCACCTGCCGTCGTCCTGAAACGAGGTGGAAACTTCTGCATCCAGATCTATGCGGACGCTATTCCTCAAGAAGAAATAGCCTGGCTGGAAAACGCCGTGGCCTGCGAGCTGGGTGGAACCCTGGACGGTGTATTTGAGGGGAACCTGTCATTCGCGGTTCCGGCGCGCAATGGGCTGGAGAAGATCAACGACTTCTTTAACAAGTTCCGAGATAGAACAGGGATTCAGTGGTACTACTCCAACATCTATAAAAACCTGGATGATGACGAGGATGAAACACTTTTATATTGGTGGCTCGAAAGCTGA
- a CDS encoding NAD(P)-dependent alcohol dehydrogenase: protein MLVNAYGAHAGDQPLEPLQITRRAPGAHDVQIDIAFCGICHSDLHQVRAEWHGTQFPCVPGHEIVGRVAAVGAHVHGFRPGDLVGIGCIVDSCKHCADCEDGLENYCDGMIGTYNFPTPDAPGWTLGGYSQQIVVHERYVLRIRHPEEQLAAVAPLLCAGITTYSPLRHWKVGPGKKVGVVGIGGLGHMGIKLAHALGAHVVAFTTSDSKREAARQLGADEVVVSRNAEEMVAHAKSFDLILNTVAAPHDLDAFLVLLKRDGGMTLVGAPATPHASPNVFNLIMKRRTLAGSMIGGIAETQEMLDFCAEHGIVADIELVRADQINESYERMLKGDVKYRFVIDNATLAG from the coding sequence ATGTTAGTCAACGCCTATGGCGCCCATGCGGGCGACCAACCTCTGGAACCACTGCAGATTACCCGTCGTGCCCCCGGCGCCCATGACGTGCAGATCGATATCGCCTTCTGCGGCATTTGCCACTCGGACCTGCACCAGGTGCGCGCCGAGTGGCATGGCACGCAGTTTCCCTGCGTGCCCGGCCACGAGATCGTCGGCCGGGTCGCGGCGGTCGGCGCCCATGTGCACGGCTTCCGCCCGGGCGACCTGGTCGGCATCGGCTGCATCGTCGACAGCTGCAAGCACTGCGCCGACTGCGAGGATGGCCTGGAGAACTACTGCGACGGCATGATCGGCACCTATAACTTCCCGACGCCGGACGCCCCGGGCTGGACCCTGGGCGGCTATTCGCAACAGATCGTGGTCCACGAACGCTACGTGCTGCGCATCCGCCACCCCGAGGAACAGCTGGCCGCCGTCGCGCCGCTGCTGTGCGCGGGCATCACCACCTATTCGCCGCTGCGCCACTGGAAGGTCGGGCCCGGCAAGAAAGTCGGCGTGGTCGGCATCGGTGGCCTGGGCCACATGGGCATCAAGCTGGCCCATGCCCTGGGCGCGCATGTGGTGGCGTTCACCACCTCCGACTCCAAGCGCGAGGCCGCCCGCCAGCTGGGCGCCGACGAAGTGGTGGTGTCGCGCAACGCCGAGGAAATGGTCGCCCACGCCAAGAGCTTCGACCTGATCCTCAACACCGTGGCCGCGCCCCACGATCTCGACGCGTTCCTGGTGCTGCTCAAGCGCGACGGCGGCATGACCCTGGTGGGCGCCCCGGCGACCCCGCATGCCTCGCCCAATGTGTTCAACCTGATCATGAAACGCCGGACCCTCGCCGGCTCGATGATCGGCGGCATTGCCGAGACCCAGGAGATGCTCGATTTCTGTGCCGAGCACGGCATCGTCGCCGACATCGAGCTGGTGCGCGCGGACCAGATCAATGAGTCCTACGAACGCATGCTCAAGGGCGACGTCAAGTACCGCTTCGTCATCGACAACGCCACCCTGGCGGGCTGA
- a CDS encoding c-type cytochrome, which yields MKVKVLLIASLGVLSLTQTSLSFADNNGKNLYSQRCAVCHGADIKGTGPLASKSTPPTPDLTTPVFKKRLNDYPGVIVSSIILRPNGDLIPRTLRENGVKIPPHAWSIKDLRDLNQYMNSVISKNR from the coding sequence ATGAAAGTAAAGGTATTGCTCATCGCTTCGCTAGGCGTTCTATCGCTCACTCAAACATCACTGTCCTTCGCGGATAACAATGGGAAAAACCTCTATTCGCAGCGATGTGCCGTGTGCCACGGAGCCGATATCAAAGGAACCGGACCACTGGCCAGTAAAAGCACCCCTCCAACACCTGACCTTACAACCCCCGTTTTCAAGAAACGGCTCAATGATTATCCGGGTGTTATCGTGTCATCGATAATACTTCGCCCAAATGGCGACCTGATTCCAAGAACCTTGCGAGAGAATGGCGTAAAGATACCACCGCACGCCTGGAGCATTAAGGACCTGCGGGATTTAAACCAATACATGAACAGTGTGATTTCAAAAAATCGATGA
- a CDS encoding GlxA family transcriptional regulator, which translates to MAVERRDFSGGMKGKNLRYLEEARVAPAAHARAGFLLLEHFSLPAFTQALDTIVTANLLRPALFSSTTFGLQDGEVTSDLGLVIRPDARLTAAALKDLDLLVICGGYRTELKADPQLSSLLKTAAEQGIALAGLWNGAWFLGVAGLLEGYRCAIHPEHRPALAEISKVTHVTSEAFVVDRDRLTASSPAGAFHMALEWIKGLHGKALVEGIEDILSFEESRYRRIKPTMHVSLSAPLREVVNLMDANLEEPLQMDQLAEYAGRSRRQIERLFKEQLGTTPQRYYLELRITEARRLLQHTELSQVEVLVACGFVSPSHFSKCYSSYFGYRPSKEKRLVK; encoded by the coding sequence ATGGCGGTTGAACGACGGGATTTCAGTGGCGGCATGAAGGGCAAGAACCTGCGTTACCTGGAAGAGGCGCGGGTGGCGCCCGCGGCGCATGCGCGGGCGGGCTTCCTGCTGCTCGAGCACTTCTCGTTGCCGGCCTTCACCCAGGCCCTGGATACCATCGTCACCGCCAACCTGCTGCGTCCCGCCTTGTTCTCCTCAACGACTTTTGGCTTGCAGGACGGCGAGGTCACCAGCGACCTCGGTCTGGTGATCCGCCCCGATGCGCGCCTGACCGCGGCGGCGCTCAAGGACCTCGATCTGCTGGTGATCTGCGGCGGCTATCGCACGGAGCTCAAGGCCGATCCCCAGTTGAGCAGTCTGCTGAAAACCGCCGCCGAGCAGGGCATCGCCTTGGCCGGGTTGTGGAACGGGGCCTGGTTCCTCGGCGTCGCGGGGCTGCTCGAAGGCTACCGCTGTGCGATCCACCCGGAGCATCGTCCGGCGCTGGCGGAGATTTCCAAGGTCACCCATGTCACCAGCGAGGCCTTTGTGGTGGACCGCGACCGGCTCACGGCGTCCAGTCCCGCCGGCGCCTTCCATATGGCCCTGGAGTGGATCAAGGGGCTGCACGGCAAGGCGCTGGTCGAGGGCATCGAGGACATCCTGTCGTTCGAGGAGTCCCGCTACCGGCGCATCAAGCCGACGATGCATGTGTCGTTGAGCGCGCCCTTGCGCGAGGTGGTCAACCTGATGGACGCCAACCTCGAGGAACCGCTGCAAATGGACCAGCTGGCGGAGTATGCCGGGCGTTCCCGGCGGCAGATCGAGCGCTTGTTCAAGGAGCAGTTGGGCACCACCCCGCAGCGCTACTACCTGGAATTGCGCATCACCGAAGCGCGTCGATTGCTGCAGCACACCGAACTGTCCCAGGTCGAGGTGCTGGTGGCCTGCGGCTTCGTCTCGCCGAGCCATTTCAGCAAGTGCTACAGCTCGTATTTCGGCTATCGGCCGTCGAAGGAAAAACGCCTGGTGAAATGA
- a CDS encoding DoxX family protein — translation MIEHASYWLSTTLLSVLYVTSATLYVVKRDWVRQTLVDLGYPTYLVAGLIVVKVLAVLAIVSRFSVALSDLAYAGMLYHLLLSAVAHLGVRKPRGALPAAVCLVLLGVSFLTQNAARELPSPYGQFPAAHLATL, via the coding sequence ATGATCGAACACGCTTCATATTGGCTCAGCACCACGCTGTTGTCGGTGCTCTATGTGACCTCCGCGACGCTGTACGTGGTCAAGCGGGACTGGGTTCGCCAGACCCTCGTCGACCTCGGTTATCCCACCTATCTGGTGGCGGGCCTGATCGTGGTGAAGGTGCTGGCGGTGCTGGCCATTGTCTCGCGCTTCAGCGTGGCGCTGAGCGACCTCGCGTATGCCGGGATGCTTTATCACCTGCTGCTGTCGGCGGTGGCGCACCTGGGGGTGCGCAAGCCTCGCGGCGCATTGCCGGCGGCGGTGTGCCTGGTGCTGCTGGGCGTTTCCTTCCTGACGCAGAACGCCGCTCGCGAACTGCCATCGCCCTATGGCCAGTTCCCGGCGGCACACCTGGCAACTCTCTGA
- a CDS encoding winged helix-turn-helix transcriptional regulator, whose protein sequence is MVSMEKQTNDNAAVNMHEEMRRAFALLSGKWKLEIMWLLNQRIYRFGELRKAISGITQHMLTAQLRELESDGLVSRTVFAEVPPRVEYEITAKARALGPTMEALAIWWSEYGDSVPVKSKPRGRKAKKL, encoded by the coding sequence ATGGTTAGTATGGAAAAGCAGACTAATGACAACGCCGCAGTCAACATGCATGAGGAAATGCGCCGGGCATTCGCCCTGCTCTCAGGCAAGTGGAAGCTGGAAATCATGTGGTTGCTCAATCAGCGGATCTACCGCTTCGGCGAGTTGCGAAAAGCCATTAGCGGCATCACCCAGCACATGCTGACCGCGCAGCTTCGCGAGCTGGAAAGCGACGGCCTGGTGTCGCGCACGGTATTCGCCGAAGTGCCGCCACGGGTCGAATACGAGATCACCGCCAAGGCCCGTGCGCTGGGGCCGACGATGGAGGCGCTGGCCATCTGGTGGAGCGAATATGGCGACAGCGTGCCGGTAAAATCCAAGCCGCGCGGGCGCAAGGCCAAGAAGCTTTAA
- a CDS encoding dipeptidase, giving the protein MDFSLKQLAAATLVLASLSAFTTAAHANITPQQNAAILKRFADASVTDFRQFLGTLSKNEAAKSEVIKEANLGPAINAFLDNKTLSAEQQNEIHRLLGLYARVKYGKAATETLRELVAIPTVRVDGVPQHENPEFLKIADKIKGLAKAFDLNFRNIDNRVYEISLEGSGKEVVGIHAHADVVPVTPENWVLQDGTRLDPFKVTLVGDRMYGRGTEDDKNGIVVALYAMKIIKEEKLPLARNFKLLVDTTEETSGDAIPYYFERNPTPNYNLALDGGYPVVIAEKGYGTVMASFPRRAAEGKGAEIVSMTGGLATNQIPGASVATLVTDQPAELAASLQKAGAEYAKAHGGDFSVAAKVEGKDVKLTVTGVSAHSSEPESGVNPVARMLDFINGLDGKVALKHNPITDAARYAADNWGLDYLGNTLGVGFADDFMGPLTTSLTYVGQDEKAFKLAVNLRVPKGKTPEVLKKEIADKLAAWSKHNQVAVNFDYSIAEPMYRNPEGEWVKALLAVASENLGMKHEFGTSAGATSVHELPNGVQFGLARPEVKYTGHNDNEFKTVEQFQLDLQIVTEMFGRIGQLPKL; this is encoded by the coding sequence ATGGATTTCTCCCTCAAGCAACTGGCCGCGGCCACCCTGGTGCTGGCCAGCCTGTCAGCCTTCACCACCGCCGCCCACGCCAACATCACCCCACAGCAGAACGCGGCGATTCTCAAGCGCTTTGCCGATGCCTCGGTCACGGATTTCCGCCAGTTTCTCGGCACCTTGAGCAAAAATGAGGCGGCCAAGAGCGAGGTGATCAAAGAAGCCAACCTCGGCCCGGCCATCAATGCCTTCCTCGACAACAAGACGCTTTCCGCCGAGCAGCAGAACGAGATCCATCGCCTGCTGGGCCTCTATGCGCGGGTGAAGTACGGCAAGGCCGCCACCGAAACCCTGCGCGAACTGGTGGCGATCCCCACCGTGCGCGTCGATGGCGTGCCGCAGCACGAGAACCCTGAGTTCCTCAAGATCGCCGACAAGATCAAGGGCCTGGCCAAGGCCTTCGACCTGAACTTTCGCAACATCGATAACCGTGTCTACGAGATCTCCCTGGAAGGCAGCGGCAAAGAAGTGGTGGGCATCCACGCCCATGCCGACGTGGTGCCGGTGACGCCGGAGAACTGGGTGCTGCAGGACGGCACCAGGCTCGACCCGTTCAAGGTCACCCTGGTCGGCGACCGCATGTACGGCCGCGGCACCGAGGACGACAAGAACGGCATAGTCGTGGCCCTGTACGCCATGAAGATCATTAAGGAAGAGAAGCTGCCCCTGGCGCGCAACTTCAAGCTGCTGGTGGACACCACCGAGGAAACCAGCGGCGACGCGATTCCCTACTACTTCGAACGCAACCCGACGCCCAACTACAACCTGGCGCTGGACGGCGGCTACCCGGTGGTGATCGCCGAGAAAGGCTACGGCACCGTCATGGCCAGCTTCCCCCGGCGTGCCGCCGAGGGCAAAGGCGCAGAAATCGTCTCGATGACCGGCGGCCTGGCCACCAACCAGATCCCCGGCGCCTCGGTCGCCACCCTGGTGACCGACCAGCCCGCGGAACTCGCCGCCAGCCTGCAGAAGGCCGGCGCCGAATACGCCAAGGCCCACGGCGGCGACTTCAGCGTGGCCGCCAAGGTCGAAGGCAAGGACGTCAAGCTGACGGTCACCGGCGTGTCCGCCCACTCCTCCGAGCCCGAGTCCGGGGTCAACCCGGTGGCGCGCATGCTCGACTTCATCAACGGCCTCGACGGCAAGGTCGCGCTCAAGCACAACCCGATCACCGACGCGGCACGTTATGCCGCCGACAACTGGGGCCTGGACTACCTGGGCAACACGCTGGGAGTGGGTTTCGCCGATGACTTCATGGGCCCGCTGACCACCTCCCTGACCTATGTCGGCCAGGACGAAAAAGCCTTCAAGCTGGCGGTCAACCTGCGCGTGCCCAAGGGCAAGACCCCGGAGGTGTTGAAAAAGGAAATTGCCGACAAGCTGGCCGCCTGGAGCAAGCACAACCAGGTCGCGGTGAACTTCGACTATTCGATCGCCGAGCCGATGTACCGCAACCCCGAGGGTGAATGGGTCAAGGCACTGCTGGCGGTGGCCAGCGAAAACCTTGGCATGAAGCACGAGTTCGGCACCTCCGCCGGCGCCACCTCGGTGCATGAACTGCCCAACGGCGTGCAATTCGGCCTGGCCCGTCCCGAGGTCAAGTACACCGGCCACAACGACAACGAGTTCAAGACCGTCGAGCAGTTCCAGCTGGACCTGCAGATCGTCACCGAGATGTTCGGGCGCATCGGCCAGTTGCCGAAACTCTGA
- a CDS encoding SDR family NAD(P)-dependent oxidoreductase — translation MARLNGKIAIVTGASRGIGRATAKLFAAEGARVAVLSRTAEHIDRVVADIQAAGGTALGVACDIADPAQIDAAVEQVVAAYGGIDILVNNAFDPMAVSSSVLELSVEQLQRNFEMGPIAYLRTMQACHPYLKASGAGRVINFASLAGVLGMAGYGPYNMAKEAVRALTRSAAREWGADGITVNNVLPVADTWGAADGPPPSNALARHGSPEEDIAPVVLFLASKDGQYLTGYSLTPDGGQIIDSAR, via the coding sequence ATGGCTCGACTCAACGGAAAAATTGCCATCGTCACCGGCGCCAGCCGTGGCATCGGCCGCGCCACCGCGAAGCTGTTCGCGGCAGAAGGCGCCAGGGTGGCGGTGCTTTCGCGCACCGCCGAACATATCGATCGCGTGGTCGCCGATATCCAGGCCGCGGGCGGCACCGCGCTGGGCGTGGCCTGCGATATCGCCGATCCCGCCCAGATCGACGCTGCCGTGGAGCAGGTGGTGGCGGCCTATGGCGGCATCGACATCCTCGTCAACAACGCTTTCGATCCCATGGCGGTCTCGTCGTCGGTCCTCGAACTGTCGGTCGAGCAGTTGCAGCGCAATTTCGAGATGGGGCCGATCGCCTATCTGCGGACGATGCAAGCCTGCCATCCTTACCTCAAGGCGAGCGGGGCGGGCAGGGTGATCAACTTTGCCTCGCTGGCCGGGGTCCTCGGCATGGCCGGCTACGGCCCCTACAACATGGCCAAGGAAGCGGTGCGCGCCTTGACCCGCTCGGCGGCGCGCGAGTGGGGGGCGGACGGGATCACCGTGAACAACGTCCTGCCGGTGGCGGACACCTGGGGCGCGGCCGATGGGCCGCCCCCGAGCAACGCGCTGGCCCGCCATGGCTCGCCGGAGGAAGACATCGCCCCGGTGGTGCTGTTCCTCGCCAGCAAGGATGGGCAGTACCTCACCGGCTACAGCCTGACGCCTGACGGCGGCCAGATCATCGACAGCGCGCGCTGA
- a CDS encoding VOC family protein gives MKLKFSHVDVLVKDLEQACAYYARVFGARISRTLDWQRDGLHVRYAIVRFGTERLMLVQPFAGNLKALMDSNGEGTIYRHCYSTPDIEAAYDELLAAGVQPEDENGTPLSRDNLQSPSGTRILWLPKRFGHFSIELLEEAELEAFIEEAFAEDR, from the coding sequence TTGAAATTAAAGTTCAGCCACGTGGATGTGCTCGTCAAAGACCTCGAGCAAGCGTGTGCGTATTACGCCCGGGTCTTCGGCGCAAGGATTTCCAGGACCCTGGATTGGCAGCGCGACGGCCTGCATGTGCGTTATGCGATCGTCAGGTTTGGCACGGAACGGCTGATGCTGGTGCAACCCTTTGCCGGAAATCTCAAGGCGCTGATGGATAGCAACGGCGAAGGCACGATCTACCGTCACTGCTATAGCACTCCGGACATCGAGGCCGCCTACGACGAGTTGCTGGCCGCAGGGGTCCAGCCGGAAGACGAGAACGGCACCCCCCTGTCGCGCGACAACCTCCAGTCCCCCAGCGGCACACGCATCCTCTGGCTACCGAAACGCTTCGGGCATTTCTCCATCGAGCTGCTTGAAGAGGCGGAGCTGGAGGCCTTCATCGAGGAAGCATTCGCCGAGGACAGGTAA
- a CDS encoding fimbrial protein: MLRQAGLLALVLGGIMGTSAYAADYCDKTEYGSPNNPSIIASLPTITTLKYAPMGGVMASYDVTVGRRSGGWSWCSKSQWGLTEVVTNLVSRGSPGLYDSGVPGVGIRIGHLSSISWYTPSYPPFAYTGIRDGIILYFFDRVRIDFVRTGIGVGKGDMPSFNYKTSFFIDTSYTNPMRAVYAIEGTGLKTKFEHNAFFTTCHTPKSSTEINMGRPAIEQLKRGSVLEQPFALDVVCEGLNPTVKPPVKVYFEGNSVRDGVLNLNGVGQPGIAKGVAISLSSDKNVALPFSKAKAVALDWQASGPGNERYRFAAKARYVTTGAEIVAGKADATLTYVLEYN; encoded by the coding sequence ATGCTACGACAAGCGGGGCTGCTTGCTTTGGTTCTGGGGGGCATCATGGGAACTTCTGCCTACGCAGCGGATTATTGCGACAAGACTGAGTATGGCTCACCGAACAATCCTTCGATCATTGCCAGCCTTCCAACCATTACCACCTTGAAGTACGCCCCCATGGGCGGGGTAATGGCGTCCTACGACGTAACGGTCGGACGCCGTTCTGGAGGATGGTCATGGTGCAGTAAGTCTCAATGGGGATTGACCGAAGTGGTTACCAACCTTGTATCAAGAGGCAGTCCAGGGCTTTACGACTCTGGTGTGCCTGGGGTCGGCATTCGCATTGGGCACCTTTCCTCCATTAGCTGGTACACCCCCAGTTATCCACCTTTTGCCTATACCGGAATAAGAGATGGGATCATCCTCTATTTTTTCGATAGAGTGAGAATAGATTTTGTGCGTACAGGTATAGGTGTCGGAAAGGGAGATATGCCTTCCTTCAACTACAAGACCAGTTTTTTTATTGACACCAGCTATACCAATCCGATGCGAGCGGTTTATGCCATCGAAGGCACGGGCCTTAAAACCAAGTTCGAACATAATGCCTTCTTCACCACTTGCCATACCCCCAAGAGCAGTACCGAAATCAATATGGGGCGTCCCGCGATAGAGCAGCTGAAACGCGGGTCGGTTCTGGAGCAGCCCTTCGCTCTGGATGTCGTTTGCGAAGGCCTCAATCCCACGGTCAAGCCACCGGTGAAGGTTTATTTCGAGGGCAACTCCGTGCGGGATGGCGTGCTGAATCTGAACGGTGTCGGACAGCCTGGCATCGCCAAAGGCGTTGCCATCTCGCTGTCCAGCGACAAAAACGTGGCACTGCCATTCAGCAAAGCCAAGGCGGTGGCCCTGGATTGGCAAGCCAGCGGCCCTGGCAACGAGAGATACCGCTTTGCCGCCAAGGCACGCTACGTCACTACAGGCGCAGAAATCGTCGCCGGCAAAGCCGATGCAACGCTGACCTATGTACTGGAATACAACTGA